Proteins encoded in a region of the Mycolicibacterium chitae genome:
- a CDS encoding ArsR/SmtB family transcription factor yields the protein MLADPTRIQILWALTRGERSVNDFSDHVGKPAPSVSQHLAKLRMARLVRTRREGTQVIYRLENDHVRQLVVDAVFNAEHAGPGIPGHHRHDPAMRALPGDPA from the coding sequence ATGCTCGCCGACCCCACCCGCATCCAGATCCTCTGGGCGCTCACGCGTGGCGAGCGGTCGGTCAACGACTTCTCCGATCACGTCGGCAAGCCCGCGCCGTCGGTGTCCCAACACCTGGCCAAGCTGCGGATGGCCCGCCTCGTGCGGACCCGCAGGGAGGGGACCCAGGTGATCTACCGACTCGAGAACGACCACGTGCGGCAACTCGTGGTCGACGCGGTCTTCAACGCCGAGCACGCCGGTCCGGGAATCCCGGGCCATCACCGCCACGACCCCGCGATGCGCGCGTTACCGGGCGATCCGGCCTGA
- a CDS encoding ArsR/SmtB family transcription factor — MEHEHEHESGPPQVLLATSALADVDIAGWTQRFDLLSDPGRLEILLGLHRAPGICVGDLANALNRSENAVSQALRVLRQQGWVTSTRIGRQVSYRLEDPTVHDLLHWIGAAHG; from the coding sequence ATGGAACACGAGCACGAACACGAATCGGGACCGCCGCAGGTGCTGCTGGCGACCTCGGCGTTGGCCGATGTGGACATCGCCGGCTGGACGCAGCGCTTCGACCTGCTCTCCGATCCCGGCCGCCTCGAGATCCTGTTGGGCCTGCACCGCGCCCCGGGGATCTGCGTGGGTGACCTGGCCAACGCGTTGAACCGCTCGGAGAACGCCGTGTCGCAGGCGCTGCGCGTGCTGCGCCAGCAGGGCTGGGTGACCTCGACCCGGATCGGCCGGCAGGTCAGCTATCGCCTCGAGGACCCGACCGTGCACGACCTACTGCACTGGATCGGCGCGGCGCACGGTTGA
- a CDS encoding zinc transporter Slc39a7: MSEPHTHAEPHAHAHTHGPDSHSHAHTSHDHEHVEHEHSHTHDGQAHTHRHAHQSDLVEDHAHQHA; encoded by the coding sequence ATGTCCGAGCCACACACCCACGCCGAACCGCACGCGCACGCCCACACCCATGGGCCGGACTCACACAGCCACGCGCACACCAGCCACGATCACGAGCACGTGGAGCACGAGCACAGCCACACTCACGACGGTCAGGCGCACACGCACCGGCACGCCCACCAGAGCGACCTCGTCGAGGACCACGCCCACCAGCACGCCTGA
- a CDS encoding N-acetylglutaminylglutamine amidotransferase has product MCGATGEVRLDGRTPDVAAVAAMAAVMVPRGPDGTGVWSQGRVALGHRRLKIIDLSEAGAQPMIDSDLGLAIAWNGCIYNYKQLRDELISVGYRFFSHSDTEVLLKAYHHWGDRFVERLHGMFAFAIVERDSGRVLLGRDRLGIKPLYVTEDSRRLRFASSLPALLAGGGVDTRIDPVALHHYLSFHSVVPPPLTILRGVSKVPPATLLAIEPDGTRTTATYWTPDFTRHDDRSDWTEKDWEDAVLDSLRRAVERRLVADVPVGCLLSGGVDSSLIVGLLSEAGQTGLQTFSIGFESVGGVAGDEFKWSDIIAKRFRTDHHQIRINTERMLPALDGAIGAMSEPMVSHDCVAFYLLSQEVSKHVKVVQSGQGADEVFAGYHWYPPMADPSAATLDGAVTSYRGAFFDRDQAAMDRLVGGVPGDVVSADDPSGRYVTEHFARAGAETGVDRALRLDTTVMLVDDPVKRVDNMTMAWGLEGRVPFLDHELVELAASCPPELKTAHDGKGVLKQAARQVIPSEVIDRPKGYFPVPALTHLEGPYLDMVRDALYAPAAKERGLFAQDAVDRLLADPNGRLTPLRGNELWQIALLELWLQRHGISGPAA; this is encoded by the coding sequence ATGTGTGGAGCGACCGGTGAGGTCAGACTCGACGGCAGGACACCTGACGTGGCAGCCGTCGCCGCCATGGCCGCCGTGATGGTGCCCCGGGGTCCCGACGGTACGGGCGTGTGGTCCCAGGGGCGCGTCGCGCTGGGGCATCGACGCCTGAAGATCATCGACCTCTCCGAGGCCGGCGCCCAGCCGATGATCGATTCCGACCTGGGCCTGGCGATCGCCTGGAACGGCTGCATCTACAACTACAAGCAACTGCGCGACGAGCTCATCTCCGTCGGCTACCGCTTCTTCTCGCACAGCGACACCGAGGTGTTGCTCAAGGCCTACCACCACTGGGGCGACCGCTTCGTCGAACGCCTGCACGGCATGTTCGCCTTCGCCATCGTCGAGCGCGACAGCGGCCGCGTGCTGCTCGGCCGCGACCGCCTGGGCATCAAACCGCTGTATGTCACCGAGGACTCCCGGCGGCTGCGGTTCGCGTCCTCGCTGCCGGCGCTGCTGGCCGGCGGTGGCGTCGACACCCGCATCGATCCCGTCGCGCTGCACCACTACCTGAGCTTCCACTCCGTGGTGCCGCCGCCGCTGACCATCCTGCGCGGGGTCAGCAAGGTCCCGCCGGCGACCCTGCTGGCCATCGAGCCGGACGGCACCCGCACCACCGCCACCTACTGGACCCCGGACTTCACCCGCCACGACGACCGCTCCGACTGGACCGAAAAGGACTGGGAAGACGCGGTGTTGGATTCGCTGCGCCGCGCGGTGGAGCGTCGCCTGGTCGCCGACGTCCCGGTCGGCTGCCTGCTGTCCGGCGGCGTGGACTCCAGCCTGATCGTCGGCCTGCTGTCGGAGGCCGGGCAGACCGGGCTGCAGACGTTCTCCATCGGTTTCGAATCCGTCGGCGGCGTGGCCGGCGACGAGTTCAAGTGGTCGGACATCATCGCGAAGCGGTTCCGCACCGACCACCATCAGATCCGGATCAACACCGAACGCATGCTGCCCGCCCTCGACGGCGCCATCGGGGCGATGAGCGAGCCGATGGTCAGTCACGACTGCGTGGCGTTCTATCTGCTCAGCCAGGAGGTGTCCAAGCACGTCAAGGTGGTGCAGTCCGGGCAGGGCGCCGACGAGGTGTTCGCCGGCTACCACTGGTACCCGCCGATGGCCGACCCGTCGGCGGCCACCCTCGACGGCGCGGTGACCAGTTACCGCGGCGCGTTCTTCGATCGCGACCAGGCGGCGATGGACCGGTTGGTGGGCGGCGTGCCCGGCGACGTCGTGTCGGCCGACGACCCCAGCGGCCGTTACGTCACCGAGCATTTCGCCCGCGCGGGTGCGGAGACCGGCGTGGACCGCGCGCTGCGGCTGGACACCACCGTGATGCTGGTCGACGACCCGGTCAAGCGGGTCGACAACATGACCATGGCGTGGGGCCTGGAGGGTCGCGTGCCGTTCCTCGATCACGAGCTGGTGGAACTGGCCGCGAGTTGCCCGCCGGAGCTCAAGACCGCCCATGACGGCAAGGGCGTGCTGAAACAGGCCGCCCGCCAGGTGATCCCGTCCGAGGTCATCGACCGGCCGAAGGGCTACTTCCCGGTGCCGGCGCTGACCCACCTGGAGGGTCCGTACCTGGACATGGTCCGCGATGCCCTCTACGCCCCGGCCGCCAAGGAACGCGGCCTGTTCGCCCAGGACGCCGTGGACCGCCTGCTGGCCGACCCCAACGGCCGGCTGACGCCGCTGCGCGGCAACGAACTGTGGCAGATCGCGCTGCTCGAACTCTGGTTGCAGCGCCACGGCATCAGCGGACCGGCCGCGTGA
- the mtr gene encoding mycothione reductase, protein MDHFDLTIIGTGSGNTILDERYESKRVAICEQGTFGGTCLNVGCIPTKMFVYAAEVAATIRDSARFGVDARIDGVRWRDIVSRVFGRIDPIALGGERYRRSSPNVTVFDGHTRFGPTRPDGRHLLRTESGVEFTSDQVVIAAGARAVIPPAIAASDIAWHTSDSIMRIPELPEHLVIIGGGFIAAEFAHVFSALGSRVTLVLRGATMMSHCDDDIGERFTDLASRKWEVLFGRTVTGGRTDDTGTTVELDDGSTLSADAVLVATGRRPNGDLLDAHLAGVEVTESGQVVVDDHQRTTARGIFALGDVSSDYQLKHVANLEARVVRHNLLQDWDDVEALAAADHRYVPSAVFTDPQIAYVGLTENEARAMDLDIKVKLQDFGDVAYGWAMEDTTGVCKIIVAADTGQILGAHLMGHQASTLIQPLIQAMSFGLGGQEMARGQYWIHPALPEVIENALLALCGEPTWPSPKRH, encoded by the coding sequence GTGGACCACTTCGATCTGACCATCATCGGCACCGGCTCGGGCAACACCATCCTGGACGAGCGCTACGAGTCCAAGCGTGTCGCCATCTGTGAGCAGGGCACCTTCGGCGGCACCTGCCTCAACGTCGGGTGCATCCCGACCAAGATGTTCGTCTACGCGGCCGAGGTGGCCGCGACGATCCGCGACAGCGCCCGTTTCGGCGTGGACGCCCGGATCGACGGGGTGCGGTGGCGCGACATCGTCTCGCGGGTGTTCGGTCGCATCGATCCGATCGCCCTGGGCGGTGAGCGCTATCGCCGGTCCTCCCCCAACGTCACGGTCTTCGACGGCCACACCCGGTTCGGGCCCACCCGCCCGGACGGCCGCCACCTGCTGCGCACCGAGTCCGGTGTCGAGTTCACCTCGGATCAGGTGGTGATCGCCGCCGGGGCGCGCGCCGTGATCCCGCCGGCGATCGCCGCCAGCGACATCGCCTGGCACACCAGTGACTCCATCATGCGCATCCCGGAGCTCCCCGAGCACCTGGTGATCATCGGCGGCGGCTTCATCGCCGCCGAGTTCGCACATGTCTTCTCCGCGTTGGGATCTCGGGTTACGCTGGTGCTGCGCGGGGCCACCATGATGTCGCACTGCGACGACGACATCGGCGAGCGGTTCACCGACCTCGCCTCCCGCAAGTGGGAGGTGCTGTTCGGCCGCACGGTCACCGGCGGACGCACCGACGACACGGGCACCACCGTGGAACTCGACGACGGTTCGACGCTGAGCGCCGACGCCGTCCTGGTCGCCACGGGCCGGCGCCCCAACGGCGATCTGCTCGACGCACACCTGGCCGGGGTCGAGGTCACCGAGAGCGGGCAGGTGGTGGTCGACGACCACCAACGCACCACGGCGCGCGGCATTTTCGCGCTCGGCGACGTGTCCTCGGATTATCAGCTCAAGCACGTCGCCAACCTGGAGGCCCGGGTGGTGCGGCACAACCTGCTGCAGGACTGGGATGACGTCGAGGCGCTGGCCGCCGCCGATCATCGCTATGTGCCCTCGGCGGTGTTCACCGATCCGCAGATCGCCTACGTCGGCCTGACCGAGAACGAGGCCCGCGCAATGGATCTCGACATCAAGGTCAAGCTGCAGGACTTCGGCGACGTGGCCTACGGCTGGGCCATGGAGGACACCACCGGCGTGTGCAAGATCATCGTGGCGGCCGACACCGGCCAGATCCTCGGCGCGCATCTGATGGGGCATCAGGCCTCGACGCTGATCCAACCGTTGATCCAGGCGATGAGCTTCGGCCTGGGCGGGCAGGAGATGGCGCGCGGGCAGTACTGGATCCACCCGGCGCTGCCGGAGGTGATCGAGAACGCCCTGCTGGCGCTGTGCGGCGAACCCACCTGGCCGTCGCCCAAGCGGCACTGA